The following coding sequences lie in one Hippoglossus hippoglossus isolate fHipHip1 chromosome 14, fHipHip1.pri, whole genome shotgun sequence genomic window:
- the dpf2 gene encoding zinc finger protein ubi-d4 isoform X2, with amino-acid sequence MAAVVENVVKLLGEQYYRDAMEQCHNYNARLCAERSVRMPFLDSQTGVAQSNCYIWMEKRHRGPGIAPGQLYTYPSRRWRKKRRSHPPDDPRLVFPSVKSEVDLTVKKDTVLSSDGSSLEALLKGDSLDKRTTTEIRGSEEDSNTSDYTGVLNPAARIRKKIVEPDDFLDDLDDEDYEEDTPKRRGKGKGKGRGVGSSTRKKLDTAAQEDRDKPFACDNTIKQKHISKPSERVCGKRYKNRPGLSYHYAHSHLAEEEGEGKEEVEINEPARPLPDEPKTPKKGPDGLALPNKYCDFCLGDSKTNHKTGQSEELVSCSDCGRSGHPSCLQFTSVMMAAVKTYRWQCIECKCCNICGTSENDDQLLFCDDCDRGYHMYCLNPPMSEPPEGSWSCHLCLELLKDKASIYQNQNAPPS; translated from the exons ATGGCAGCTGTTGTTGAGAATGTTGTCAAACT GCTCGGGGAGCAGTACTACAGAGATGCAATGGAGCAATGTCACAACTACAACGCCAGGCTCTGTGCTGAGAGGAGTGTCCGGATGCCGTTCCTCGACTCGCAGACCGGCGTAGCTCAGAGCAACTGCTACATTTGGATGGAGAAGAGACACAGGGGACCAG GCATAGCGCCAGGGCAGCTCTACACCTACCCCtccaggaggtggaggaagaaacGGCGATCTCATCCTCCAGACGACCCACGACTTGTCTTCCCTTCTGTCAAGTCAG AGGTGGATTTAACAGTGAAGAAGGATACTGTGTTGTCGTCGGACGGCAGCAGCCTGGAGGCCCTGCTGAAGGGGGACTCCTTGGACAAACGTACGACCACAGAGATCCGAGGGTCTGAAGAAGATTCAAACACGAGTGATTACACTGGAGTCTTGAACCCTGCAGCTCGGATCAGAAAG AAAATCGTCGAGCCTGACGACTTCCTGGACGACCTAGACGATGAAGATTATGAGGAAGATACACCTAAAAGAAGAGGCAAAGGGAAAGGGAAG GGTCGAGGAGTGGGCAGCAGCACCAGGAAGAAGCTGGATACAGCAGCACAGGAGGACAGGGACAAGCCGTTCGCCTGTGACA aCACTATCAAACAAAAGCATATTTCAAAACCTTCTGAAAGAG TCTGTGGGAAGCGCTACAAGAACCGCCCCGGCCTGAGTTACCACTACGCCCACTCCCACCtggctgaggaggagggtgaggggaaggaggaggtggagatcaACGAGCCTGCCAGGCCGCTGCCAGATGAGCCGAAAA CTCCCAAGAAAGGCCCAGATGGTCTCGCGTTGCCTAATAAGTACTGTGATTTCTGCCTGGGAGACTCCAAAACCAACCACAAGACTGGTCAGTCAGAGGAGCTGGTGTCCTGCTCCGACTGCGGACGCTCAG GCCACCCGTCTTGCCTGCAGTTCACTTCTGTGATGATGGCCGCAGTGAAGACGTACCGCTGGCAGTGCATAGAGTGCAAGTGCTGCAACATCTGCGGCACCTCAGAGAATGAC GATCAGCTTCTGTTCTGTGACGACTGCGATCGAGGCTATCACATGTACTGTCTCAACCCACCCATGTCTGAGCCTCCAGAGG GGAGCTGGAGCTGTCATCTATGTCTGGAACTGTTAAAAGACAAGGCGTCCATCTACCAGAACCAGAACGCCCCACCCTCGTGA
- the dpf2 gene encoding zinc finger protein ubi-d4 isoform X3, protein MAAVVENVVKLLGEQYYRDAMEQCHNYNARLCAERSVRMPFLDSQTGVAQSNCYIWMEKRHRGPGIAPGQLYTYPSRRWRKKRRSHPPDDPRLVFPSVKSEVDLTVKKDTVLSSDGSSLEALLKGDSLDKRTTTEIRGSEEDSNTSDYTGVLNPAARIRKTQKIVEPDDFLDDLDDEDYEEDTPKRRGKGKGKGRGVGSSTRKKLDTAAQEDRDKPFACDICGKRYKNRPGLSYHYAHSHLAEEEGEGKEEVEINEPARPLPDEPKTPKKGPDGLALPNKYCDFCLGDSKTNHKTGQSEELVSCSDCGRSGHPSCLQFTSVMMAAVKTYRWQCIECKCCNICGTSENDDQLLFCDDCDRGYHMYCLNPPMSEPPEGSWSCHLCLELLKDKASIYQNQNAPPS, encoded by the exons ATGGCAGCTGTTGTTGAGAATGTTGTCAAACT GCTCGGGGAGCAGTACTACAGAGATGCAATGGAGCAATGTCACAACTACAACGCCAGGCTCTGTGCTGAGAGGAGTGTCCGGATGCCGTTCCTCGACTCGCAGACCGGCGTAGCTCAGAGCAACTGCTACATTTGGATGGAGAAGAGACACAGGGGACCAG GCATAGCGCCAGGGCAGCTCTACACCTACCCCtccaggaggtggaggaagaaacGGCGATCTCATCCTCCAGACGACCCACGACTTGTCTTCCCTTCTGTCAAGTCAG AGGTGGATTTAACAGTGAAGAAGGATACTGTGTTGTCGTCGGACGGCAGCAGCCTGGAGGCCCTGCTGAAGGGGGACTCCTTGGACAAACGTACGACCACAGAGATCCGAGGGTCTGAAGAAGATTCAAACACGAGTGATTACACTGGAGTCTTGAACCCTGCAGCTCGGATCAGAAAG ACACAGAAAATCGTCGAGCCTGACGACTTCCTGGACGACCTAGACGATGAAGATTATGAGGAAGATACACCTAAAAGAAGAGGCAAAGGGAAAGGGAAG GGTCGAGGAGTGGGCAGCAGCACCAGGAAGAAGCTGGATACAGCAGCACAGGAGGACAGGGACAAGCCGTTCGCCTGTGACA TCTGTGGGAAGCGCTACAAGAACCGCCCCGGCCTGAGTTACCACTACGCCCACTCCCACCtggctgaggaggagggtgaggggaaggaggaggtggagatcaACGAGCCTGCCAGGCCGCTGCCAGATGAGCCGAAAA CTCCCAAGAAAGGCCCAGATGGTCTCGCGTTGCCTAATAAGTACTGTGATTTCTGCCTGGGAGACTCCAAAACCAACCACAAGACTGGTCAGTCAGAGGAGCTGGTGTCCTGCTCCGACTGCGGACGCTCAG GCCACCCGTCTTGCCTGCAGTTCACTTCTGTGATGATGGCCGCAGTGAAGACGTACCGCTGGCAGTGCATAGAGTGCAAGTGCTGCAACATCTGCGGCACCTCAGAGAATGAC GATCAGCTTCTGTTCTGTGACGACTGCGATCGAGGCTATCACATGTACTGTCTCAACCCACCCATGTCTGAGCCTCCAGAGG GGAGCTGGAGCTGTCATCTATGTCTGGAACTGTTAAAAGACAAGGCGTCCATCTACCAGAACCAGAACGCCCCACCCTCGTGA
- the dpf2 gene encoding zinc finger protein ubi-d4 isoform X4, translating to MAAVVENVVKLLGEQYYRDAMEQCHNYNARLCAERSVRMPFLDSQTGVAQSNCYIWMEKRHRGPGIAPGQLYTYPSRRWRKKRRSHPPDDPRLVFPSVKSEVDLTVKKDTVLSSDGSSLEALLKGDSLDKRTTTEIRGSEEDSNTSDYTGVLNPAARIRKKIVEPDDFLDDLDDEDYEEDTPKRRGKGKGKGRGVGSSTRKKLDTAAQEDRDKPFACDICGKRYKNRPGLSYHYAHSHLAEEEGEGKEEVEINEPARPLPDEPKTPKKGPDGLALPNKYCDFCLGDSKTNHKTGQSEELVSCSDCGRSGHPSCLQFTSVMMAAVKTYRWQCIECKCCNICGTSENDDQLLFCDDCDRGYHMYCLNPPMSEPPEGSWSCHLCLELLKDKASIYQNQNAPPS from the exons ATGGCAGCTGTTGTTGAGAATGTTGTCAAACT GCTCGGGGAGCAGTACTACAGAGATGCAATGGAGCAATGTCACAACTACAACGCCAGGCTCTGTGCTGAGAGGAGTGTCCGGATGCCGTTCCTCGACTCGCAGACCGGCGTAGCTCAGAGCAACTGCTACATTTGGATGGAGAAGAGACACAGGGGACCAG GCATAGCGCCAGGGCAGCTCTACACCTACCCCtccaggaggtggaggaagaaacGGCGATCTCATCCTCCAGACGACCCACGACTTGTCTTCCCTTCTGTCAAGTCAG AGGTGGATTTAACAGTGAAGAAGGATACTGTGTTGTCGTCGGACGGCAGCAGCCTGGAGGCCCTGCTGAAGGGGGACTCCTTGGACAAACGTACGACCACAGAGATCCGAGGGTCTGAAGAAGATTCAAACACGAGTGATTACACTGGAGTCTTGAACCCTGCAGCTCGGATCAGAAAG AAAATCGTCGAGCCTGACGACTTCCTGGACGACCTAGACGATGAAGATTATGAGGAAGATACACCTAAAAGAAGAGGCAAAGGGAAAGGGAAG GGTCGAGGAGTGGGCAGCAGCACCAGGAAGAAGCTGGATACAGCAGCACAGGAGGACAGGGACAAGCCGTTCGCCTGTGACA TCTGTGGGAAGCGCTACAAGAACCGCCCCGGCCTGAGTTACCACTACGCCCACTCCCACCtggctgaggaggagggtgaggggaaggaggaggtggagatcaACGAGCCTGCCAGGCCGCTGCCAGATGAGCCGAAAA CTCCCAAGAAAGGCCCAGATGGTCTCGCGTTGCCTAATAAGTACTGTGATTTCTGCCTGGGAGACTCCAAAACCAACCACAAGACTGGTCAGTCAGAGGAGCTGGTGTCCTGCTCCGACTGCGGACGCTCAG GCCACCCGTCTTGCCTGCAGTTCACTTCTGTGATGATGGCCGCAGTGAAGACGTACCGCTGGCAGTGCATAGAGTGCAAGTGCTGCAACATCTGCGGCACCTCAGAGAATGAC GATCAGCTTCTGTTCTGTGACGACTGCGATCGAGGCTATCACATGTACTGTCTCAACCCACCCATGTCTGAGCCTCCAGAGG GGAGCTGGAGCTGTCATCTATGTCTGGAACTGTTAAAAGACAAGGCGTCCATCTACCAGAACCAGAACGCCCCACCCTCGTGA
- the dpf2 gene encoding zinc finger protein ubi-d4 isoform X1: MAAVVENVVKLLGEQYYRDAMEQCHNYNARLCAERSVRMPFLDSQTGVAQSNCYIWMEKRHRGPGIAPGQLYTYPSRRWRKKRRSHPPDDPRLVFPSVKSEVDLTVKKDTVLSSDGSSLEALLKGDSLDKRTTTEIRGSEEDSNTSDYTGVLNPAARIRKTQKIVEPDDFLDDLDDEDYEEDTPKRRGKGKGKGRGVGSSTRKKLDTAAQEDRDKPFACDNTIKQKHISKPSERVCGKRYKNRPGLSYHYAHSHLAEEEGEGKEEVEINEPARPLPDEPKTPKKGPDGLALPNKYCDFCLGDSKTNHKTGQSEELVSCSDCGRSGHPSCLQFTSVMMAAVKTYRWQCIECKCCNICGTSENDDQLLFCDDCDRGYHMYCLNPPMSEPPEGSWSCHLCLELLKDKASIYQNQNAPPS, translated from the exons ATGGCAGCTGTTGTTGAGAATGTTGTCAAACT GCTCGGGGAGCAGTACTACAGAGATGCAATGGAGCAATGTCACAACTACAACGCCAGGCTCTGTGCTGAGAGGAGTGTCCGGATGCCGTTCCTCGACTCGCAGACCGGCGTAGCTCAGAGCAACTGCTACATTTGGATGGAGAAGAGACACAGGGGACCAG GCATAGCGCCAGGGCAGCTCTACACCTACCCCtccaggaggtggaggaagaaacGGCGATCTCATCCTCCAGACGACCCACGACTTGTCTTCCCTTCTGTCAAGTCAG AGGTGGATTTAACAGTGAAGAAGGATACTGTGTTGTCGTCGGACGGCAGCAGCCTGGAGGCCCTGCTGAAGGGGGACTCCTTGGACAAACGTACGACCACAGAGATCCGAGGGTCTGAAGAAGATTCAAACACGAGTGATTACACTGGAGTCTTGAACCCTGCAGCTCGGATCAGAAAG ACACAGAAAATCGTCGAGCCTGACGACTTCCTGGACGACCTAGACGATGAAGATTATGAGGAAGATACACCTAAAAGAAGAGGCAAAGGGAAAGGGAAG GGTCGAGGAGTGGGCAGCAGCACCAGGAAGAAGCTGGATACAGCAGCACAGGAGGACAGGGACAAGCCGTTCGCCTGTGACA aCACTATCAAACAAAAGCATATTTCAAAACCTTCTGAAAGAG TCTGTGGGAAGCGCTACAAGAACCGCCCCGGCCTGAGTTACCACTACGCCCACTCCCACCtggctgaggaggagggtgaggggaaggaggaggtggagatcaACGAGCCTGCCAGGCCGCTGCCAGATGAGCCGAAAA CTCCCAAGAAAGGCCCAGATGGTCTCGCGTTGCCTAATAAGTACTGTGATTTCTGCCTGGGAGACTCCAAAACCAACCACAAGACTGGTCAGTCAGAGGAGCTGGTGTCCTGCTCCGACTGCGGACGCTCAG GCCACCCGTCTTGCCTGCAGTTCACTTCTGTGATGATGGCCGCAGTGAAGACGTACCGCTGGCAGTGCATAGAGTGCAAGTGCTGCAACATCTGCGGCACCTCAGAGAATGAC GATCAGCTTCTGTTCTGTGACGACTGCGATCGAGGCTATCACATGTACTGTCTCAACCCACCCATGTCTGAGCCTCCAGAGG GGAGCTGGAGCTGTCATCTATGTCTGGAACTGTTAAAAGACAAGGCGTCCATCTACCAGAACCAGAACGCCCCACCCTCGTGA